From the genome of Haloarcula sp. CBA1127, one region includes:
- a CDS encoding site-specific integrase: METYRNHHGTDALLAHADDIDKKAAERRRAREVLDDIADTLGSDQSRLTFVADVRPVYSWLTDEGYLAFNLLDGVESEYGWERPDADNQSLQTADVQHLLAAADTPAETLLVTSLPGWGLRPSEVAQLHVSQFVLEGDDPHIVFEERKNGPGTVAIHYGVHTVTDRIDQLAEADDWQGYLFPSPANSNKHVHSDTITNRSKRLADRADVSVDGQLATPRTARRFWYSTYSSAMVDIRAEMDEIADEQGAQSGTVVWEQYLSKTDRRRRRRQAMAAKLTDAFGIENSSALSKTTID, from the coding sequence GCTGAACGACGCCGAGCCCGTGAGGTACTTGACGACATCGCTGACACCCTTGGGAGCGATCAATCACGCCTCACGTTCGTTGCGGATGTTCGACCGGTCTACAGCTGGCTGACAGACGAAGGCTACCTCGCCTTCAACCTACTCGACGGCGTTGAATCCGAATACGGCTGGGAACGCCCAGACGCCGATAACCAATCGCTGCAGACGGCCGATGTCCAGCACCTCCTTGCGGCCGCGGACACGCCAGCTGAAACGCTCCTTGTCACTTCACTCCCAGGGTGGGGTCTACGTCCATCCGAAGTTGCCCAGTTGCACGTTTCACAATTTGTTCTCGAAGGAGATGACCCACATATCGTCTTCGAAGAGCGGAAGAATGGACCGGGCACTGTCGCTATTCACTACGGTGTGCACACAGTTACCGACCGTATCGACCAGCTGGCCGAGGCGGACGACTGGCAGGGGTATCTATTCCCTTCGCCGGCCAACTCAAACAAACACGTTCATTCCGACACGATTACCAACCGATCCAAACGACTCGCTGACCGCGCTGATGTGTCCGTCGACGGCCAACTGGCGACGCCTCGAACGGCACGACGGTTCTGGTACTCGACGTATTCCAGCGCCATGGTCGATATCCGCGCAGAAATGGACGAAATCGCTGACGAACAAGGCGCCCAATCCGGGACCGTCGTCTGGGAACAATACCTCTCTAAAACTGATCGACGCCGCCGCCGACGACAGGCAATGGCTGCGAAACTGACTGACGCTTTTGGGATCGAAAATAGCTCTGCCCTGTCCAAAACGACGATTGACTAA